A stretch of DNA from Pleurocapsa minor HA4230-MV1:
AGGTACTTAAAAGTTATATAGTCACCTTATGGTTTCCAACTCAGAGCCAGAACTTATTTTAGATCAAGATTGCCCTGTACTCCAGGTGATTGACATTGTGGGGGACAAATGGACCTTGCCAGTTTTGTATGTCCTTAAACAAGGTACAAAAAGGTATAGTGAGATACAGCGAGAAATACCAGGAATATCTAAAAAAATGCTGACTCAAACCTTAAGAAGGCTAGAATCAGACAATATCTTAAAACGGAAAATTTATCCTGTCGTCCCTCCCAAGACGGAGTATACTTTAACTGCTTTTGGCAATCAGCTAATTAAACCTTTAGAAGTTTTGGCGGACTGGGCATGGGAGCATCAAGCCGAATTAAAATTAATTTGCGATCGCAGAGGCTTGGCACGTCCTAAAGGATTAGCTCCTAACGTCGCGTCACGCGAAGCTAGTCCTTTAGGGAAGCCTCATCGCCGTCAAAAATCTGCTGCTAAAAAATTACAAAATTCTAACAAAAAGCCGAATTCAGGTTAGGCTACGGCTAAGTTTTGTTTCTTCTCTGTACCCATGAAAATTGGCGCTTTAAAATTAATCGATCGCAAGAGAGTTGGTTTATCCGTGATGAATCTCTACATCATCAAGGAACTAACCCTACCGTTTTTATTTGGCATGGGTATCTTTACTTCTTTAGGTTTATCTATTGGCGCAGTTTTTGAGTTAATTCGTGAGGTGACGGACTCAGGACTAGATTGGAGCGTAGCTGCCAAAATTATGTTGTTGAGAATGCCAGAGTTTGCCGTATTTGCCTTCCCGATGTCAATCTTGCTGGCAACTCTGATGACCTATAGTCGGCTTTCTAGTGATAGTGAACTCATTGCTTTGCGAAGTATTGGTGTCAACATTTATCGTTTAATCATGCCAGCGATCGCTTTTAGCTTGTGTGTTGTGGCAATAACTTTTTGGGTTAATAATTTTGTCGCTCCCGCAGCTAGCTATCAGGCTGAATCGACTCTCAAACAGGCATTAGGAGAAACCCGTCCCGAATTTGAGACGAAGAATATTCTGTTTCCTGAGTATGCAGAAATTGAGACAGAAAATGGTGAGACACAAGAGGTATTGACCCGCTTATTTTATGCTGAAAAATTTAACGGTCAGCAAATGACCAACCTGACAGTATTAGACCGTTCCCGTAGACCAGTTAGTCAAATTGTCGTAGCGCGATCGGCTCAATGGAATATCTTAGAAAATATTTGGGATTTCTATGACGGTACGATTTATCTAATTGGTTCAGATGGAGGCTACAACAATATCGTTCGTTTCGAGCATCAAAAGTTAGCCTTACCAAAAGAGGCGCTCGATATCACCCAAACAAGCCGAAAACCTAATGAAATGAACATTTTTCAAGCAATCGAATATCTGGAATTAATTAAACCTGGTAGTGATGAACCCAGAATTCGCAAGTGGCAGGTACGGATTCACGAAAAGATTTCAGTGCCGTTTGCCTGTTTAGTGTTTGCCATGATCGGTGCAGTATTGGGGGTTCAACCTCAAGACTCGGGTAAAGCAACTAGTTTTGGTATTTGCATTATGCTGATTTTTGGCTATTATTTACTCTCGTTTATTTCTCAATCTCTGGGTATTTCAGGAGCTATTCCTCCTTGGTTAGCTGCTTGGTTGCCCAATTTCATTGGCTTCGGGGCTGCTACTGGTTTATTAGCCAAAGCGATGGATTAAGATTATTCTTTTATTTGAATAGACTACGCTGTTGATTAACTAGTTTTTAGCTCTTAGCTTTTAGCTTTTAGCTTTTAACTCTTTAAATTAATTATTCAAAACTAAGTTTTCAACCTCTGCTATTTTTGTTGGTAACTCTTTAGTTAAGACTTCTGAACCAGATTCAGTGACTAAAATATCATCTTCAATGCGAATACCTCTAACATCAGCAAACTGCGCCAAGCGCTCCCAATTAACTACATCCTGGTACTTAGCCCGAAAATTAGCATCATTTAAAATCGCGGGTACTTGATAAAAACCTGGCTCAATCGTAACGAGCATTCCTGACTGGAGAGGACGGTTCAATCTCAGATAACCTAAGCCAAAGCGATCGCTTCTAATTCTTCCTGGTGCGTATCCTGCCACATCTCCTAAGTCTTCGAGATCATGCACATCTAAACCTAGTAAATGTCCAATACCGTGAGGAAAAAAGAGGGCGTGGGCATCCATGGCGACTAAATCTTGAGGCTTACCTAGAAGAATACCTAAATCGACTAAACCTTGGGCAATTGTCTCGGCTGCTAGTAAATGAATGTCTTGATATTCTACTCCAGGATGTAGTTTGGCAATACAATCGTCGTGAGCCTTGAGAACTAGTTGATAAATATCTCTTTGAGTAGCCGAAAACTTGCCTGAAACTGGCCAAGTGCGCGTAATATCTGCTGCCCAACCATTCGCAGTTTCTGCCCCCACATCTGCCAGTAAAAGATCTCCTGGCTGTAGCTGATGGTGATAAGACTCGTTATGCAATACTTCTCCCTGTACGGTGACAATACTGTTGTACGCACAGGTCATATTGTGAGCGATAATTACTCCTTCCATTGCTCCGCGTATTTCGGCTTCCGTGGTGGCGTTTTTGGTTGTTCGCATTCCTGCTAGGTGAGCCTTAACTGATACCGCAGCGGCGGAACGTAATTCTTGTAAGGCTAAATTGTCGTGGCGCGATCGCAATTTTACCAACGCTTGAGCAAGTTCTAAATCAATATTGGCTGCTCGATCGGACAAAGCTATAGGGCGGTTTAATAACTGACACTGTTGTTGATAAGTAGCCAAATCTTGGCTCGAAATAGTAGCTGCATCTGCGGTTTTGCTGGTCAATTCTGCCAAAGGATATACTCGCTCTGCGCCAATCATCGCCCCTAGTTCATCTCGACTAGGTGTTGCACCATGCCATAGAGTGGCTTCTGCTGGTGGATTATCGATAAATAATTCTAATTCCCCTGCTGATAAACGAATAGCTGCGTTGTTTAAAGGGATTCCTGCAAAATAGAGAAAATGACTACTAGCGCGAAAAGGAAGCTTGTTTGCGGGAAAATTGCGTCCGACAAAATTACCAGACCACAAAATAACTGGATGTTTAATTAGCTGCGCTAGTTTTACTCTTCTTTGTTTTAAAGCTTCGATTAAAAAGCGATCGCTTAAGGCACTCAAGACAACCATTTTATTTTTTTTACTAATCAATACCAATTAGTATAGATAATTCTCCACTCTCAATTAACCAAAGCCATGCAACCCCAATATTGGTCGATCAATCTCTTACCAGGATTGATGTTAAACGAACAAAAACTGTTGAAAACTCAGGGAATAGAAAATACTCTAGATTTACTTAAACAGACTAAAACTCAAGAGTCAAAGCTAAATTTAGCTAGTAAACTCAAGTTGCACCAGAAACACCTCAATAAGTGGATTGCTCTGTCAGATTTAGCTTGTATTCCTAGTGTCGGCAGACAATATTGTGGACTATTGCTACATGCAGGTATAGCCTCCGTACTTCAACTCGCTCAAACCCCTTTCCATCGCCTACATTCCCAGATTATTCGCTTACAAGTGGCAACTATAGGTCGAAAAGATTTAACCTCAGTATCACAAGTAAAACAATGGGTCGAAGAGGCAAAGATACTCAGTAGGAATAGGTTTTAATTTCCAGTATCGCGATCCCGAAGGGTAGGCGCGACGCGAAGCTAGTCCTTTAGGGGAGCCTAATCGCTTTATCAATGATCAGATAGATCAGTGAACAATTGATAGCGAAGTGCGACGCGCGACGCGACGTAAGGAGCTAGTCCTTTAGGGAAGCTAGTCCTTTAGGATATCCTTTAGGATTAATCAGGTTTAAGACCTCTTTTCAATTTTTCAATGAACAGTGATCATTGCTCACTGTTAAATGATCCATCGAATGTATAAATTTAAATCAAACTAACAAATTTTCATATACTATATAAATTATTCTGTTTTAGGAACAGCTAGTTGAGAGCGATCGCTTTTGATTTAATTGTCAGCTAGCTGAGGAATTATTCTCTCAGGAGAATCTAGGGCGATTGAGGTTTCTAACTGAAAAATATCTTCCAGTTTTTGCAAAGTGGTATCAAAAGGAGGACAGGCAAAATCGCAAGCTTTCCAACTACTTTGGACTGGCACGCCTAATATTTGGCACGAACCACCCCTGCGTCCTTCTGGCTCGTAAAAACGGCAGTAGCGACAGGCAGAAGTTGAAAAATTTCTTTCTTTCATTTGGGTTTTTTAACTCGGTTTTTATTCAATTCCGCTATCTACATTTTGCTTGGTCTTCATAATCTAACTAATCCAATTCAAATCAATATCTAGCCTGGGTTATAGTGATCCCCAGGGGGTCTTAATGCTTTATATTGTTTTTATAATTGATTAACGAACAGAAACGAACACACATTTAAAAAAAAAAGAAAGTAGCACAAAATACTTTCTCCTCTTTATTTTCTTGAAGATTTAGTTAAAAAACTCGATAGGGATCATGAACAAAGAACTCAGTTTTCTTTATATTCTCTTTTTATTCTGGCTGGGGAAAAACTGGGGGACAATATTCTTCTGACCATTTTTGAGCGACACAATGATGGCATAAATTCCATCGGCTTAGTTCTGCTTGAGATACCCGTGAATTACACTTAGGACAAGCTAAAGTATCTTTAGTCTGTTCAATAGTTCTCAGCCAGCGTTGAGCAGCATTTTTAGCCCGCTCTTGAGCAGATAGGCTATTTGCTTTGTCCTGATGATCTTGTTTTAAAACAGCGTCAAGATCGCGAGGGATTATGGTTTTATGGCGATCGCTAATGGTAAATAAAGCTTGAGTCTCTTGCAGATAGGTCTTCTGATGCCATTGAGACGAGGAAAAATGAAGATCTTTAATTTCAGTAGTCAGCTGTTGATTAAGTCTTTTCAGCAGAGTGTATCTTTGAAAAGAAAGCTCCTGCGCCCTGGCTGCACTGGAAGTCGCTACATAAAGTATTTGCCGATTAAGATAAAGAGGGCGAGTAGACTGGGCAACTTGTTGGCTAACCACTCGCTCCCAACATTGTAGTAACTGACGATATGCGCGAAATTGCTCCCAGCCAGGCTGGCTTTCTAGCTGAGTCAGGATTTGTTCTACAGAATTGAAGTGCAAGGACATGAGGAAATAGGAAATAGGAAATAGGAAATAGGAAATAGGAAGTAGTATTTCAAAAATGTCCTAACGTTTTTACGTAGGTCTATAATTAGAGACAATTCCTGACCATTGGACTTTCTTTTCACCTGTGCGTCGGTAGGAGAAAAATAAATCCTGTGACTGAAATGTACAGTAAGGAGCGATCGCAATTTGTTCTGGATTAATTCCTAGCTGTTCGAGTTGAATTTGATTGACTCGTGGCACATTTAAACGGACTTTTCCTGATACCTCATCATCTAAGATTGGTGCATTGGGCAACTGCTTTAGTTTACTCAAAATTGTTTCAGGTTCTAAGTCATTATCGGGCATAAGAGTTTGACTAACTTCAATTGCCACTCTTTCATCTACCTGATACATTTTCCCTGAAATAGCTGGGCCGATCGCAATTCGCAGAGCGGATTTTTCACTACCAAAAGCTAAAAATCTGGCGATCGCTTGGGGGACAATTTTTTGCGCTGTACCTCGCCAGCCTGCGTGAATGGCACATACTTGTCCTGTAACTACATCCCCAATTAAGACGGGAGTACAGTCGGCACTAGCTGCCCAAACAGATTGTTGCGGGCGATCGCTAATTACGGCATCAGCTTCGGCTAATTTATCAGCATCATCTTGCCGATCTAATGTATCTGTGATTTCTTGGGGAGTTAAAACTATATTGCCGTGTATTTGCTTGACTCGATAGGCAGTTATTGGCGATCGCCAAATAGAAGTTAGATCTTCGGGGGGGCGAGGATAAAATTCTTGAGTAAAAAAGCCGTGTTGCCAAGGGGACAGTAAATCACAGGTGAGATAGGAATAATTCTGCCAAGTTTGCCAATGCCAGTGCTGATTCATTAATTTTTACAACAGATTGAGATTAAAACTTAGAGTTGAATAACGCATAATTTTGATTAGACGCTTTTGCTCGATACCCTCATAAAATTTTAAGGACTAGAGAGAGTAGAGAATAACACCTTTAATTTAGGCTATTTTTCTAACTTCAACTCTAATCCTTGGGTAAGATTGAAAGCTATTGAAAATTTTGGTGGCTCAAAAAGATTTTTGAGCTAAGTCTGGTTAATTCGCGATCGCCAACAGTAAAGATGCTTAGAGCTTTTTGATCATTAGTTTGAAACGACTGCTACGTAGAGCTTGGTCTCCTGGTCATATCTCCAAGCAATTCCTTCAGGATCTTTGCTCATGCTCCATAGTTCAAAATCTGGATCGGATTTGCGTCTGCCAACTGTACTGGAATTTAGGTCGAGGCGTTTTGCTAGTTCAGCTTGAATCAATGATTGACCAGCATCAATAGAAGTGGCTTGATTGATAGTTGAACTATCTGTCTCGGACTCAGGACTAATTGCAGTGGACTGGGGATCTGCTTTGGTAATCAGGGCAACAGAAGATGATTCGGCTTCTTTAGCACTATCGTCAGCGTCGGCTTCGTTTTGTTCTTGTTTCGCCAATTGAGCAATGCCTCTAACAGATAATTTACTAGAGTCTTTGGCTGCTAATTGGTATGAGTTTATTGCTGGTTCTGGTTCACTATCGTCTAAAATACTACCTAAAGCACTAGCGGTAGGAAAGTAGTAAACTACTCCTTTATTGGCTACATTTTTTGGCTGAGTGCCGTACTCTTCGCTTTTACGAGCGAGGAATGCTTTAGCAGCACTGGCGGTTAGGTTGGCTTTTACGGATAGGTCTACTGGAGTTACATAGCCTCTAGTTTCCTTAATTAGCTGATTAAAATAAGGATTGATTTCTGCACACCATTTTTGCCACTTATAGTCTTGCCAAATTTTGAAAGCGACGATCATTGCTGCAATTAAGAGCAAGAATGGCCATAGCATATACAAAACTACAAAACCAAAAGCCACGGGGATGAGCAGAACTAAAGCGCCAGCAGAGCCATTATCTAGTACTTTTCCAGTCATAGTTGTGGTTGCAATTGCTAAAATTTACAGATTGCAAGATTATCTTGCATAAATTGTCTTTATGCAATACTAAGGCAATTTACGTTGCAACGCACGCAACTGAATTAGAAAATTGCTAAAAAATTGCCCAGATCTTTCTAGACGGCAACGGCTGAAACAGAGATTCCAAGGCGTTTAAACATAGCTTTGCGCCCTGCAATTGCTAAAGAATCGTCTAAAGGAGACAAGGCAATTTCAGTTGCGTACTTTCGTTGCAAAGCTGTTTTAATGAGCCAGTCGGCGATAAAGTAATTTTTGGGTAGTAGTGGCCCATGAGCATAAGTAGCGATCGCATTTTGATAGAAAGCGCCTGCGGTTTGGTCTTCGCCGTTGTTGCCATAACCTTTGATTACTTTACCCAAAGGCTGCACATTCTGGAGATAAGTTCTGCCTCCATGATTCTCAAAGCCAATCACTATAGGTTTTTCACCGAGTGTGGCTTGTAGTTCTGAAGCGATCGCCGTAGCCGTGATTTCAAACACTAAGTTACCAATGCAGCGTCGTGCTTCGATACCTGGATGCTGACTCACCATATCTAAGATGCCTAAGCCTTCAATCCTTTTACCCTGAGCAGGTTCGTAATAGTGACCCAACAGTTGAGGTGAACCACAGGTAAATACTCCTGGTGTACCTTGGTCTAGTTTTGCTCGAAGCGCTTCGGCTTTTGCTCCCTGCAAGTCCCTCATCACAATTTCTTGCTGACGATCCTGCGCTCCTCCCCCAACGATAATATCTACCTGCTCAAATTCTGCTGCTGCGCTTTCCCGCTTTAAAGGTATGATTTCGACTTCAATATTTCGCCATTGACAGCGCCGTTGTAAACAAATAACGTTACCGCGATCGCCATAGGTACTCATTAACGTCGGGTATAACCAGCCAATTGCAATTTTCATGTTGTCGGTAGTGAAAGTTAAACGCTAACAAATTCTAACTGCGGTTTAAACTAAAACAAATTATTAGAATTATTAGAAAACAATTTAGCTGGTTAAAAAGATCTGCAATAACTATTTAGTTTGAACTGAATTATGTAACTGACTGGTGAACTCTTGGCGATCGCTCAAAATCGTAAAGTAATCGTCCATACTGGTTAATTCAAACAACATACTAACTTGCTCATTAACTGAGCATAAAAAGAACTTGACTTCCGCAGCATTAACTGTTTTTAAAGCTTTGACTAAAGCGCCTAGTCCCGAACTATCCATAAAGGTGACATTGTGGAAATCAACTAAAATGGTATCCACTCCACTTTCTACGCTTTGCTCAACCTGATGCTGAAACTCAGCACTTTTAGTGCCGTCTAAAATACCTTCAGGTTCAATTATTTGAACGACAGAATTCATATAATTTAAATAATTATTAAAAATTAATGTAACAATTAGTATAGCAAAATGATCGCATCTTAACGAGCTAAGATTGCTACTAAAGAAAAAACCGCAGTTTTTTAATTAGAACTTGATTAAATCTCATCAAGAGATAAAAATAAGTTAAATATAAACATATTTTCCAATTAAAATAACTATTGTAGATAATCAAGTCGCCTTCTATGGTTAACATTAGAAGACGATCTGACAGACTGTGTTGCTTGAGAAATTAATTAGTTTCCCGAAAAATTAGCAGCATCATCGAACATTTGTCTAGTTTTTTCTAGTAGCTTGTTATTCGGATCGACACGGTTTATGCCTGGCTGTTTTTTTGCTGGGATTTGGGTAGGGTCTAGTAATTGTTTTTGTTCTTCAGGACTAACAAAATCATCAACACTATTCAATGATTCAACGCGATCGGAATCTGAATAAAGTAGACCATCTATATTATTGTCATCTGTTGGATATGTAGTCTTGCTTTGATTACTAGCTGCGTTGGCAAAATCCTGATTAAATGCAGTGGTTAAAAGTAGTATAACTGCCAGAAATAAAGAAGTTAAAATCTGGTTAATTTTGATTTTTTTTAGATAAGATACTATCGTGACCAGTACATTCATAAGGCTTGTTGAAGATATTTTAATTGTTTTAAGAATAAATAACTGTACGCAGCATTTTTGCTGTGATTTAAGCTTTTATTACTCATAATTTAGCTGAGTTTTTTAAATACATCTTCTAACTAAAGTTGGATTATTATAAGCAATAATAAAATGAATTTATGAGCAATTTATATCTTATGTAAGATTGAAACTGTAATAACTTTTAAAAAACTTTTAGCTTTTGGCTGTCCTTAATCAGGTTTAATTTGTTATTCTCAATTGAGAAATGGCTAAAGAAAGTATCTAAAATAGGGGACAACAAATATTTAATGGAAGCGTATGATGCGATCATAATTGGCGCTGGTCACAATGGGCTAGTTTGTGCAGCCTATCTATTAAATGCTGGCTACAGCGTCTTACTGCTCGAAAAGCGTCCTGTACCAGGAGGGGCTGCTACTACCGAAGAAGCCATCCCCGAAGAAGCACCTGGATTTAAGTTTAATCTGTGTGCGATCGACCATGAGTTTATCTTTTTAGGGCCAATTATTGAAGAGTTGCAGCTGCACAAGTACGGTTTAGAATATCTTACCTGCGACCCTCATACCTTTTGTCCCCACCTAGACGGAAAATATTTCCTGGCACATCAATCATTAGCCAAAACTCAAGCAGCGATCGCTCGCTATAGTACTAGAGATGCGGAAAAGTATGGCGAGTTTATTGGCTACTGGTCAAAATTAATGAGTGCGATCGCGCCTTTTTTTAATGCCCCACCCCAGTCTATTTTAAATATTGCTAAAGGCTATAGAGGCAAAAATTTGGCGGACATTTTGGCGATCGCTGGCTCTAAAGATAAGGCTTTAAACTTTATCCGTACGATGATTACCTCGCCAGAAGACTTGCTGAATGAATATTTTGACACTGAGATCGTTAAAGCTCCCCTCGCCCGTTTGGCAGCCGAAATAGGTGCGCCACCATCGCAAAAAGGTATCACCGCAGGATTAATGATGCTGGCAATGCGTCACCATCCAGGTATGGCTCGACCCAAAGGAGGTACAGGGGCGTTAACTCAAGCCTTAGTCAAGTTAGTCACGGCTAAAGGAGGCAAAATCTTAACCGAGCAAATGGTTAAGGAAGTGATCGTCGAAGATCAGAAGGCGATCGGCGTGAAAGTGTTTGAGGGCAAGGAATATCGAGCTAATCAAGCCGTAATTTCTAATATTGATGTCCGTCGATTGTTCTTACAGTTAATTGCTCCCGATGTGATTAAACCTGAATTAAGAGAAAAAGTCGATCGCCGAATTACTAACAACAATGAAACTATTCTCAAAATCGATTGCGCCCTATCTGAAGTACCCCGCTTTACTGCGCTAGAAACCGATAATCATGACCATTTGATCGGTACGGTATTAATTGCCGACTCTGTAGCCCATGTCGAACAGGCTCACTCCCTAGCCACCATGGGGCAAATTCCCGATGCCAACCCTTCAATGTATCTCGATATCCCCAGTGTCCTCGATCCCACCCTCGCGCCAGAGGGAAAACACACCCTTTGGATCGAATTTTTTGCGCCCTATCAAATAGCAGGTAGAGAAGGAACAGGATTAAACGGCACTGGTTGGACAGATGAATTGAAAAATCAGACTGCCGATAACGTGTTGAAGAAGTTAGGGGAATATGCGCCTAATCTTCAAGACTCAATTATTGCCCGTCGGGTAGAAAGTCCTGCGGAATTGGGCGAAAGACTGGGTTCATATAAAGGCAACTACTATCACTTAGATATGACCTTAGATCAAATGATCTTTTTACGTCCTCTACCAGAAATTGCTAACTACACCACGCCGATTAAAAACCTTTACCTGACAGGGGCAGGAACTCATCCAGGAGGTTCTATCTCAGGGATGCCAGGACGTAACTGCGCCCGCGTCTTTCTCCAGCGACAACAGCCCTTAGCTAAGGCACAACAGTCAGTTAATTCGATGTGGCGATCGCTTTTAGGTATCAGTAATCAGTAATCAGTAATCAGTAATCAGTAATCAATATGAATTGGCTTAAAAGTTTTTGGCAATTTTCCCGTCCCCATACAATTATCGGCACTAGTTTAAGTGTCTTGGCACTCTATTTTATTTCCCTGGCTACTACAGTCACTCAGATTAACCCTGTAAATTTAGAGCAGATGATTGCTGTTTGGTTTGCCTGTCTGTGTGGCAATGTATATATAGTTGGCTTAAATCAACTTTATGATATTGAGATAGATCGAGTTAATAAGCCAGAATTGCCCTTAGCTTCAGGAGAATTTACAGTTGGACAAGGAAAGCTGATTGTTGGGGTTACGGGATGCCTGTCCTTAATTATTGCTGCCTTATCTGGGACATGGTTATTCGCGACAGTAGCTACTAGTTTGCTGATTGGTACAGCCTATTCAACACCACCGATACGCTTAAAACAGTTTCCCTTTTGGGCAGCTTTTTGTATTCTGACGGTGCGGGGAGTGATTGTTAACATTGGCTTGTTTTTACACTATGGCGACAAACTTAATGGGCAAGAAGTCTTAAATCCGTATGTTTGGACTTTGACCCTATTTATCTTACTCTTCACCATAGCGATCGCTATTTTTAAAGATGTCCCCGATTTAGAGGGAGACAAGCAATATAATATCAATACTTTTACCCTGGTAATTGGTAAACCTGCGGTCTTTAATCTTTCTCGCGGAGTGATTACTGTTTGTTATTGTGGCATGATTGCAGCAGGATTATTTTGGCTGACTGCTCTTAACGTCAGCTTTTTTGTCGCTAGCCACGTAATTTTATTAGGGCTACTTTGGTGGCGGAGTCGAGATGTAGACTTAGAACAGAAAAGTGCGATCGCCAACTTTTATCAGTTTATTTGGAAACTATTTTTTGCCGAATACTTGCTATTTCCCATAGCTTGCTTTATTACTGTCGTTGGTAAATAAACTTAGTTTCTAACGCAGTATCTAAATGCCAAGTAATTCGTTGCTCAATAGTCTTAGTCAACAAATAGATAATGTCGTTATTGGTCAAGGGAATCTAGTTCAACAATTGCTGATTGCCTTATTGAGTGGTGGTCACGTCATCATTGAAGGAGTACCAGGTATAGGTAAAACCTTGTTGGTAAAAATATTATCAAAGTTGATTGCAGCGGATTTCCGTCGTATTCAACTAACACCTGATATTTTACCTTCTGATATCTTGGGAACAAATATTTTTGATCTCAATAGCCGCGATTTTATCCTCAAAAAAGGCCCTGTTTTTACAGAAATTCTCTTGGCTGACGAAATCAACCGTACCCCTCCCAAAACCCAAGCAGCTTTACTAGAAGCGATGGAAGAGCAGCAAATTACTCTAGATGGTCAAACGATGTTGTTACCACCATTATTCTGGGTGATTGCAACGCAAAACTCTTTAGAATTTGAGGGTACATATCCTTTACCTGAAGCACAGCTCGATCGCTTTCTGTTTAAGCTAGTGGTGGACTATCCTGCTAAGGATGCCGAGAAACAGATGTTGGTTAATGCTCAACAGGGATTTAAAGCTAAAAAATTGGATCTCGACAAGCTAAAAGCGATCGCCACAGTAGAAGATATTTTGGTTCTCAGAGAACAGGTGCAAAAGGTTCAGGTAGAAGAGAATATTTTAGATTATTTACTCGATCTGGTGGAGCGTACTCGTCAACATCCTGATTTAATTTTGGGTGCATCACCGCGATCTGCCGTGGCTTGGTTAAATGCGACTAAAGCTAGTGCTTGTCTGGCAGGAAGAGATTATGTTACCCCTGATGATGTTAAGGAAGTCGCCATCCCTTTGTTGCGCCATCGCCTAATCTTAAAACCAGAAGCGCAATTGGATAACCTCCAGATCGCTGAGGTGATTGAATCTATACTCAAGCAAATATCTGTACCAAGGTAATGATTACTGATTACTGATTACTGATTACTGATTACTGACGTTGTCCTAATTTACTGGAAATAGCCAACTATTAAATAGAGTAATAATTTAGCTGATGGTCATTTTCCATCGTTTAAAAGTATGGATTATATTCACGGTTATTCTGATACAGAACAAGTAAGACTAATTCAACAGGCGGAATATTGGCGAGAAAAGCTGATTCTCAAAGATCTTGACTATCAAGCTGGAGAAAAATTATTAGAGATCGGTTGTGGTGCAGGAGCAGTATTAGGTATATTGGGGCAGACTTTTCCTGGTTTAAAGTTGGCGGGAATTGATTTAGAACCAAAGCAAATAGATTATGCCCAGAAACATCTGAAT
This window harbors:
- a CDS encoding MoxR family ATPase, with amino-acid sequence MPSNSLLNSLSQQIDNVVIGQGNLVQQLLIALLSGGHVIIEGVPGIGKTLLVKILSKLIAADFRRIQLTPDILPSDILGTNIFDLNSRDFILKKGPVFTEILLADEINRTPPKTQAALLEAMEEQQITLDGQTMLLPPLFWVIATQNSLEFEGTYPLPEAQLDRFLFKLVVDYPAKDAEKQMLVNAQQGFKAKKLDLDKLKAIATVEDILVLREQVQKVQVEENILDYLLDLVERTRQHPDLILGASPRSAVAWLNATKASACLAGRDYVTPDDVKEVAIPLLRHRLILKPEAQLDNLQIAEVIESILKQISVPR
- a CDS encoding homogentisate phytyltransferase — protein: MNWLKSFWQFSRPHTIIGTSLSVLALYFISLATTVTQINPVNLEQMIAVWFACLCGNVYIVGLNQLYDIEIDRVNKPELPLASGEFTVGQGKLIVGVTGCLSLIIAALSGTWLFATVATSLLIGTAYSTPPIRLKQFPFWAAFCILTVRGVIVNIGLFLHYGDKLNGQEVLNPYVWTLTLFILLFTIAIAIFKDVPDLEGDKQYNINTFTLVIGKPAVFNLSRGVITVCYCGMIAAGLFWLTALNVSFFVASHVILLGLLWWRSRDVDLEQKSAIANFYQFIWKLFFAEYLLFPIACFITVVGK
- a CDS encoding NAD(P)/FAD-dependent oxidoreductase; translated protein: MEAYDAIIIGAGHNGLVCAAYLLNAGYSVLLLEKRPVPGGAATTEEAIPEEAPGFKFNLCAIDHEFIFLGPIIEELQLHKYGLEYLTCDPHTFCPHLDGKYFLAHQSLAKTQAAIARYSTRDAEKYGEFIGYWSKLMSAIAPFFNAPPQSILNIAKGYRGKNLADILAIAGSKDKALNFIRTMITSPEDLLNEYFDTEIVKAPLARLAAEIGAPPSQKGITAGLMMLAMRHHPGMARPKGGTGALTQALVKLVTAKGGKILTEQMVKEVIVEDQKAIGVKVFEGKEYRANQAVISNIDVRRLFLQLIAPDVIKPELREKVDRRITNNNETILKIDCALSEVPRFTALETDNHDHLIGTVLIADSVAHVEQAHSLATMGQIPDANPSMYLDIPSVLDPTLAPEGKHTLWIEFFAPYQIAGREGTGLNGTGWTDELKNQTADNVLKKLGEYAPNLQDSIIARRVESPAELGERLGSYKGNYYHLDMTLDQMIFLRPLPEIANYTTPIKNLYLTGAGTHPGGSISGMPGRNCARVFLQRQQPLAKAQQSVNSMWRSLLGISNQ